One Candidatus Neomarinimicrobiota bacterium genomic region harbors:
- a CDS encoding response regulator, which yields MINIGPNGEQNQSIQGASLGKDRVLVVEDNPNDAELLSTTLAQSFTVDIAMDGESGFQAALEIVPDCIISDVMMPRMSGFTLLKKIRSHPDLSVIPVILLTALDEPLDKIHGYDLLADLYFTKPIDTNEILAAVKSLTRLGQNRKPDVQPEKTPGTGITELDQVFLRKLLNALHENIDNPDLKVDDLARSCHVTRRQLERRLKKLERLTPGEYIRQVRLEQARKLLEAGVPSSIADLAQRVGFRDAKHFSKIFKSFYGVQPTIQN from the coding sequence ATGATCAACATCGGTCCAAATGGGGAACAGAACCAGAGTATTCAGGGAGCATCTTTGGGTAAGGATCGGGTCCTGGTGGTTGAAGATAATCCCAATGATGCTGAACTCCTGAGTACGACCCTGGCCCAGTCATTTACGGTTGACATAGCGATGGATGGTGAGAGCGGATTTCAGGCGGCGCTGGAGATTGTTCCTGATTGTATCATATCAGATGTGATGATGCCCCGGATGTCGGGCTTCACCCTACTTAAGAAGATCAGATCCCATCCGGATCTATCAGTTATTCCGGTCATTCTTTTAACTGCTCTGGATGAGCCATTGGACAAGATCCATGGCTATGATCTTTTGGCTGATCTTTATTTTACTAAACCCATTGATACCAACGAGATACTAGCTGCCGTGAAAAGTTTAACACGTCTGGGGCAGAATAGAAAACCGGATGTCCAGCCCGAGAAAACGCCTGGTACAGGGATCACAGAACTAGACCAGGTGTTTTTGAGGAAACTACTTAATGCGCTCCATGAAAATATTGATAATCCAGATCTAAAGGTTGATGATCTTGCCCGGTCCTGCCACGTAACCAGGAGACAATTAGAGCGTCGTTTGAAAAAACTTGAGCGCTTGACCCCGGGGGAGTACATCCGTCAAGTCAGGTTGGAGCAAGCCCGAAAATTATTAGAAGCCGGCGTGCCGAGCAGCATCGCAGATCTGGCCCAACGGGTCGGTTTCAGGGACGCAAAACACTTCTCAAAGATCTTCAAATCATTTTATGGCGTTCAGCCAACTATACAGAATTAG